From the genome of Duffyella gerundensis, one region includes:
- a CDS encoding YdgA family protein — MNKSKIAVGVIVALGVVWTGAAWFTGKQLENHRDELVQQANAQLNQIAPLSRLKVSYQDYQRGVFSSQAKVVIQASSQTEDNAFLRPGQSIVLNENIDHGPFPFAQLKKFNLIPSMASVHSQLENTEALKRLFELTQGKSLMQAETRIGYSGATDTAVNMLPVDYQNAQSGERLATNGGQFNISADSKGDKVSFDSSIGSLAVTSKNQMDQPVLFTLNGMEMSGNTHLTAQGVRIGDQNLKLDKLTASVNGQDAFALQGVKLKSAFDAKDNLIAGDTDLAADKITLLNQDFGQAKLTLKLSQLDGDAFKAFQTSYNAQMEQLMNQPGIAQDPLRYQLGVRQVLANNLPLLLKGSPVVNIAPLSWKNSKGESTLNFAVNFKDPATVTGEPQTLGDAVDRVLKTVDGKLVINMDMATEVMRRVGMSQGYNEADANKLAEQQVKGFAAMGQMFRLTTQQDDNIVTSLQYATGQVTMNGDKMPLDQFLAHYMLGIPAGMPQ, encoded by the coding sequence ATGAACAAAAGCAAAATTGCCGTTGGCGTGATCGTTGCGCTCGGCGTGGTATGGACCGGCGCCGCCTGGTTCACCGGTAAGCAGCTGGAAAATCATCGCGATGAGCTGGTGCAGCAGGCCAACGCCCAGCTGAATCAGATCGCCCCGTTGAGCCGCCTCAAGGTGAGCTATCAGGATTATCAGCGCGGCGTGTTCAGCAGCCAGGCCAAAGTGGTGATTCAGGCCAGTTCACAGACCGAAGATAACGCCTTTCTGCGCCCGGGCCAGAGCATCGTGCTCAATGAAAATATCGATCACGGCCCCTTTCCTTTTGCCCAGCTGAAAAAGTTTAACCTGATTCCCAGCATGGCGTCGGTACACAGCCAGCTGGAAAACACCGAAGCGCTAAAGCGCCTGTTTGAGCTGACCCAGGGCAAATCGCTGATGCAGGCTGAAACGCGTATTGGCTACAGCGGCGCGACCGATACCGCCGTGAATATGCTGCCGGTGGATTACCAGAACGCGCAGAGCGGCGAGCGCCTGGCCACCAACGGCGGTCAGTTCAACATCAGCGCCGACAGCAAAGGCGATAAAGTCTCTTTCGACAGCTCGATTGGCAGCCTGGCTGTGACCAGTAAAAACCAGATGGACCAGCCGGTGCTGTTTACCCTTAACGGTATGGAGATGTCCGGTAACACTCATCTGACCGCGCAGGGCGTGCGCATTGGCGATCAGAACCTCAAGCTGGATAAACTCACCGCCAGCGTCAACGGTCAGGATGCGTTTGCGTTACAGGGCGTGAAACTGAAATCGGCGTTTGATGCTAAAGATAACCTGATCGCCGGTGATACCGATCTGGCCGCAGACAAAATCACGTTGCTGAATCAGGATTTCGGCCAGGCGAAGCTGACGCTGAAACTGTCACAGCTTGATGGTGACGCATTCAAGGCGTTCCAGACCAGCTACAACGCGCAGATGGAACAGCTGATGAACCAGCCGGGCATCGCGCAGGATCCGCTGCGTTATCAGCTGGGCGTACGCCAGGTGCTGGCGAATAACCTGCCGCTGCTGTTGAAAGGCAGCCCGGTGGTCAACATCGCCCCGCTGAGCTGGAAAAACAGCAAAGGCGAAAGCACGCTTAACTTTGCCGTGAATTTCAAAGATCCGGCTACCGTGACTGGCGAACCGCAGACGCTGGGTGATGCCGTGGATCGCGTGCTGAAAACCGTGGATGGCAAGCTGGTGATCAATATGGATATGGCCACCGAAGTGATGCGCCGCGTCGGCATGTCTCAGGGTTACAACGAAGCCGATGCCAACAAGCTGGCTGAGCAGCAGGTAAAAGGTTTTGCCGCGATGGGGCAGATGTTCCGTCTGACCACCCAGCAGGACGACAACATTGTCACCAGCCTGCAATATGCCACCGGTCAGGTGACGATGAACGGCGACAAAATGCCGCTCGATCAGTTCCTCGCCCATTACATGCTGGGTATTCCCGCTGGCATGCCGCAGTAA